The Niastella koreensis GR20-10 genome includes a window with the following:
- a CDS encoding cellulase family glycosylhydrolase: MAYIRLTTLLLLLIILVRPQTRAQGFLHASGKQIVNEKGQNVLLRGVGLGGWMLQEGYMLQVNGQGMQHTIKARIADLIGEESTNAFYDAWLANHTRRIDIDSMKAWGFNSVRLPMHYALYTLPVDKEPEAGKQTWLDKGFRITDSLVAWCKANQMYLILDLHAAPGGQGNDLNISDRDPAKPSLWESEANRQKTIALWKKLAERYANEPNIGGYDILNEPNWGFEDLANDKNGLKEKGNQPLKQLMMDITKAIREADKKHLIIIEGNGWGNNYNGILPTWDNNMALSFHKYWSFNTTGSIKNILETRDKYKVPVWLGETGENSNVWFTEAVQLLEVNNIGWAWWPLKKLGNNNPMQVHSNKDYDKVLAYWGNRGPRPTAAEAYNGVMQLAAALKLENTTIKRDVLDALFRQPYSQTTIPFKANVIQNGAVVKSVDYDLGRNGAAYFDKDTADYHISNGVRGGNQGRVYRNDGVDIAADHTTDSYYVNHTEAGEWLQYTLNVVKAGHYQIKLNCNPAKEDARLSFLVNNKTAKQIAVPKANGWQALEINDIELKKGPNNLRIYIDAGDMSLGDMQFTEVK, translated from the coding sequence ATGGCATACATCCGGCTAACGACCTTGTTGTTACTCCTTATAATTCTGGTACGCCCTCAAACCAGGGCCCAGGGTTTTTTACACGCCAGTGGCAAACAGATAGTGAATGAAAAAGGCCAAAACGTTTTGCTGCGCGGCGTTGGTTTGGGAGGCTGGATGTTACAGGAAGGATATATGCTTCAGGTAAATGGCCAGGGAATGCAGCATACGATCAAAGCACGCATCGCCGACCTGATTGGAGAAGAAAGCACGAACGCATTTTATGATGCCTGGCTGGCCAACCATACTCGCCGTATTGACATAGATTCAATGAAAGCCTGGGGTTTTAATTCTGTACGATTGCCCATGCACTATGCCCTATATACCCTGCCGGTTGACAAGGAACCTGAAGCTGGCAAACAAACCTGGCTCGATAAGGGCTTTCGCATCACAGACAGCCTGGTGGCCTGGTGCAAAGCCAACCAGATGTACCTTATACTTGACCTGCATGCGGCGCCCGGTGGCCAGGGGAACGACCTGAATATTTCTGACCGCGACCCTGCTAAACCATCGCTTTGGGAAAGTGAAGCCAACCGCCAGAAAACGATCGCCCTTTGGAAAAAGCTGGCCGAACGCTATGCCAACGAACCAAATATTGGCGGTTACGATATTTTAAATGAACCCAACTGGGGCTTTGAAGACCTGGCCAATGATAAGAACGGTTTGAAGGAAAAAGGAAACCAGCCCCTGAAACAGTTGATGATGGACATTACCAAAGCCATTCGCGAAGCAGATAAAAAGCACCTTATTATAATAGAAGGAAACGGCTGGGGTAATAATTATAATGGTATTCTGCCCACCTGGGATAATAATATGGCGTTGAGCTTTCACAAATACTGGAGTTTCAATACCACCGGATCCATAAAGAACATCCTGGAAACCCGGGATAAATACAAGGTGCCGGTGTGGTTGGGTGAAACCGGCGAAAACTCAAACGTTTGGTTTACCGAAGCGGTGCAGTTGCTGGAAGTAAACAATATTGGCTGGGCCTGGTGGCCATTGAAAAAGCTGGGTAACAACAATCCCATGCAGGTGCATTCCAATAAAGATTACGACAAGGTGCTTGCCTACTGGGGGAACCGGGGACCCCGCCCCACTGCCGCGGAAGCCTATAACGGGGTAATGCAACTGGCCGCCGCTTTAAAACTGGAGAACACCACCATCAAACGAGATGTGCTGGATGCCCTGTTCAGACAGCCATATTCCCAAACGACAATTCCGTTTAAAGCGAATGTGATCCAAAATGGTGCCGTTGTAAAATCAGTTGATTACGATTTGGGTAGAAATGGCGCGGCCTACTTTGATAAGGATACGGCCGACTACCACATTTCAAACGGGGTAAGAGGGGGTAACCAGGGCCGCGTATACCGGAATGATGGGGTGGATATTGCCGCAGACCATACTACAGATAGTTATTATGTGAACCATACCGAAGCCGGCGAATGGCTGCAATACACCTTGAATGTGGTAAAAGCCGGGCATTACCAGATAAAACTGAATTGCAATCCGGCGAAAGAAGATGCCAGACTTTCCTTCCTGGTAAATAATAAAACCGCCAAACAAATTGCAGTACCCAAAGCAAACGGCTGGCAGGCACTCGAAATAAACGATATAGAATTGAAAAAAGGACCGAATAACCTTCGCATTTATATCGATGCAGGCGATATGAGTTTAGGAGATATGCAGTTCACAGAAGTGAAATAA
- a CDS encoding RagB/SusD family nutrient uptake outer membrane protein produces MKYFIRYNAVFLGLLMLTVSCKKDFLEKNPTDQLLSENFWKTQADADIALTGIYSYLIQGYNYTNANNTGQGWGAGTPYWETLTDNAFSSAFQNVAKGTIEATTGTIQSDAYNTAYKAIQACNIFLANIGNVPLSQTAMNQYIGEVRFIRGYYYFLLAQLYGDVVYYSRPIGNATVDPESYQLGRTAKAQVIDSVISDLNFAINNLPDVVYTGHVVKGTALGYLAKVYLTQGNWQLAVNTAKTIMNSNKFSLFTGGYRGLFLKPSQINNPEILFSGRYQVPNAYSPAEYLYTYSASFQPLKYLVDDYECTDGLPITTSPLYDKNNPYNNRDPRLLATVLTPGVLYKGGIPFVASQAGSQSGFLNKKGVDSTRATVIGTQSDQDWVYLRYAEILLLYAEAQNELTGPDTTVYNAINAIRARPGVNMPALPVGLSQADMRTRIRHERRIELAMEGQRYFDLKRWKTDRTILPTVKDPTATTNRTFPLRDTLWPVPQSEMDVAITYGNMNFKQTPGWQ; encoded by the coding sequence ATGAAATATTTCATCAGATATAACGCTGTTTTTTTAGGACTGTTAATGCTTACCGTAAGTTGTAAGAAAGATTTTTTAGAAAAGAATCCTACTGATCAGCTCCTCAGTGAAAACTTTTGGAAAACCCAGGCCGATGCCGATATAGCGCTTACAGGTATTTATAGCTATCTTATCCAGGGATACAATTATACCAATGCAAATAATACCGGCCAGGGCTGGGGAGCGGGCACGCCTTATTGGGAAACGCTTACCGATAATGCTTTCAGCTCTGCATTTCAGAATGTAGCCAAGGGCACTATAGAAGCCACCACCGGCACCATTCAGTCAGATGCGTACAATACTGCCTACAAAGCAATACAGGCATGTAATATTTTTCTGGCCAATATCGGCAATGTGCCGTTGTCGCAAACAGCCATGAACCAGTATATAGGTGAAGTGCGATTTATACGGGGGTATTATTATTTTTTACTGGCCCAGTTATATGGAGATGTAGTGTATTATTCACGGCCAATTGGCAATGCAACGGTTGATCCGGAGAGCTATCAGTTGGGAAGAACGGCAAAAGCCCAGGTGATTGATTCGGTGATCAGCGATCTGAATTTTGCCATAAATAACTTACCTGATGTTGTATACACCGGCCATGTGGTAAAAGGCACAGCTTTAGGTTACCTGGCAAAAGTATATCTAACGCAGGGAAACTGGCAATTGGCGGTCAATACAGCAAAAACCATTATGAATAGTAACAAATTCAGCCTGTTTACCGGCGGATACCGGGGGTTGTTTCTGAAACCTTCTCAAATAAATAATCCCGAGATCCTATTTTCAGGCCGCTACCAGGTGCCTAACGCCTATAGCCCTGCTGAATACCTGTACACATACAGCGCCAGTTTTCAGCCATTGAAATACCTGGTTGATGATTATGAATGTACCGATGGATTACCCATTACCACTTCACCATTGTATGATAAAAACAACCCTTATAATAACCGCGATCCGCGTTTGCTGGCTACCGTATTAACACCCGGCGTATTGTATAAAGGCGGTATTCCATTTGTGGCGTCACAGGCCGGCTCCCAATCAGGCTTCCTGAATAAAAAAGGAGTTGACAGTACCCGCGCCACGGTAATAGGCACTCAAAGTGACCAGGACTGGGTGTACTTGAGGTATGCCGAGATCTTATTGCTGTATGCGGAGGCCCAAAATGAATTAACCGGACCGGACACTACAGTATATAATGCCATTAACGCAATAAGAGCAAGGCCGGGGGTGAACATGCCTGCTTTACCTGTTGGTTTGTCACAAGCTGATATGCGCACCCGCATCCGTCATGAAAGAAGAATAGAACTGGCGATGGAAGGTCAACGGTATTTCGACCTCAAGCGATGGAAGACCGACAGAACCATTTTACCCACCGTCAAAGACCCGACAGCCACTACCAACAGAACTTTTCCGCTGCGCGATACGCTGTGGCCGGTGCCGCAATCGGAGATGGATGTGGCAATCACTTATGGTAATATGAATTTTAAACAAACGCCAGGGTGGCAATAA
- a CDS encoding SusC/RagA family TonB-linked outer membrane protein, translated as MKILRFVIAVLVLQAVLLPVFAQEILVTGKVSAKTGEPLMGATVAIKGSNIATTSDQEGKFSIHVPSRKVTMVISYVGMSNKEVSVPESGSIDVQLEDVGAATGLDEVVVIGYGTASKKVVTGAISSVKAKDLENVPSNRIEQALQGRVAGVTIAQNNGQPGSVSTIRVRGVTTFNDGKDNNNNNPLWVVDGVVVDQGGIGYLNQSDIESIEVLKDAASAAIYGTRAATGVILVTTKKGKSGKLTASYNGFYGVSRVAKKLDLLNATQYATIINEKSVNGGGAKVFADPNSLGAGTDWQDAIFNDHAARFSHEVSLSGGTDRSTFYFSFGYQDQAGIVAGPISNYTRKNLRINSTHKISKIFTFGENLGYSHQKTVGLGNTNSEFGGPLSSAINLDPTTPLVVTDPAIAGANPYSNNPVIRDASGNPYGISSYVGQEMSNPQAYIQTRLGQYNWSDDFVGNAWLEAALGKHFKVRSTMGGKLAYWGNTGFTPFYYLSATVKTSQNNYNKANNNSFNWNIENTITYNNSFGKHNLTVLAGQGAYVENIGGASSVTLYNLPITSYKDASFNFDISQANRNSTSSDLVQHKLSSLFSRVSYNYDERYLFTGIIRQDGSTRFGMNKKYGVFPSFSVGWNVSNEAFWPAQKVVDRLKVRGGYGVVGNDAIADFRYLSVISGGYNYTYGTSDVITNGYGPLSLDNRDLHWEQTSQTNIGFDAQLIKSLTLTFDYYIKKTNGILRQVPIPGYVGVPNAPAANIANMENKGVEVELGYRKSIKDFNFGVMANFSYLKNEIVYVQRDANFITGDASFQTMGAITRTQVGQAYNSFFGFKSAGIFQNQAEIDAYRNKNGELIQPNAKPGDFKWVDVNGDGHFTGDNLDKTFLGNGLPKYTYGLTLNASYKGFDFMAFLQGTAGSKIFQGLRRLDIGNANYQTKVLGRWTGEGTSNSFPRLSTSDPNGNFTNMSDFYLEKGDYARFKLMQFGYTLPEKLISKIKANRLRVYLTAENLFTITGYTGYDPEIGGAVFGVDRGVYPQARSFIGGVQLTF; from the coding sequence ATGAAAATTCTGCGCTTTGTCATTGCAGTGCTGGTATTACAGGCTGTTCTTCTGCCTGTATTCGCACAGGAAATTTTAGTGACCGGTAAGGTATCTGCTAAAACCGGGGAGCCCCTGATGGGGGCAACAGTGGCTATTAAAGGCTCTAATATTGCCACTACATCCGATCAGGAGGGTAAGTTCTCCATTCATGTTCCCAGTCGTAAAGTAACGATGGTGATCTCTTATGTTGGCATGAGCAACAAAGAGGTGTCTGTTCCCGAAAGCGGTTCCATTGATGTACAACTGGAAGATGTAGGGGCTGCAACGGGGCTCGACGAAGTAGTGGTAATTGGATATGGTACTGCCAGTAAAAAAGTAGTTACAGGCGCCATCTCCAGTGTAAAAGCCAAAGACCTCGAAAATGTTCCCAGTAACCGCATTGAGCAGGCGTTACAGGGAAGGGTTGCCGGTGTAACCATTGCACAAAACAATGGTCAACCCGGTTCCGTTTCTACCATCAGGGTGCGTGGTGTTACCACTTTTAACGATGGTAAAGACAATAATAATAACAATCCACTGTGGGTTGTTGATGGGGTGGTAGTTGACCAGGGCGGTATCGGCTACCTGAACCAAAGCGACATTGAATCGATTGAAGTACTGAAAGATGCCGCTTCTGCAGCTATTTACGGAACGCGGGCGGCTACCGGGGTAATTCTGGTTACCACTAAAAAAGGGAAAAGCGGCAAACTAACTGCAAGCTACAATGGTTTTTATGGTGTTTCGCGCGTAGCTAAAAAACTGGACCTGTTAAATGCTACTCAATATGCTACTATCATAAACGAGAAATCGGTAAATGGTGGTGGTGCAAAAGTGTTTGCCGATCCTAACTCACTGGGGGCTGGCACCGATTGGCAGGATGCTATTTTTAATGATCATGCAGCCCGCTTTTCACACGAAGTAAGTTTGAGTGGCGGTACCGACAGATCGACCTTTTATTTTTCATTCGGTTACCAGGACCAGGCAGGTATCGTTGCCGGGCCCATCTCCAACTATACCCGCAAAAACCTCCGGATCAACTCAACACATAAGATCAGTAAGATCTTCACGTTTGGTGAAAACCTCGGTTACTCCCATCAAAAAACTGTTGGCCTTGGCAATACCAACAGTGAGTTTGGCGGCCCTTTGTCTTCAGCCATCAACCTCGATCCTACAACTCCATTGGTAGTAACCGATCCGGCAATTGCAGGCGCCAACCCGTACAGCAACAACCCGGTAATAAGGGACGCCAGTGGAAATCCCTACGGCATCTCCTCCTATGTTGGCCAGGAAATGAGTAACCCGCAGGCATATATTCAAACCCGCCTGGGGCAATATAACTGGAGCGATGACTTTGTGGGCAATGCCTGGCTGGAAGCAGCGCTTGGCAAACACTTTAAGGTAAGATCTACCATGGGCGGAAAGCTCGCTTATTGGGGCAATACAGGTTTTACTCCATTTTATTACCTCAGTGCAACAGTAAAAACCTCTCAGAATAATTATAATAAAGCAAATAACAACAGCTTCAACTGGAATATTGAGAATACGATAACATATAACAATAGTTTCGGAAAACATAATTTAACGGTGCTGGCGGGTCAGGGCGCTTATGTGGAAAACATCGGCGGTGCGTCGAGTGTTACCTTGTATAACTTGCCCATCACCAGTTACAAGGACGCCTCTTTTAACTTTGATATTTCCCAGGCCAACAGGAACTCTACCTCATCTGACCTTGTTCAACACAAATTATCCTCCCTGTTTTCGCGGGTGAGCTATAATTATGATGAACGATACCTGTTCACCGGTATCATCAGACAGGACGGCTCAACAAGATTTGGGATGAACAAGAAATATGGGGTGTTCCCATCTTTTTCTGTAGGATGGAACGTATCGAACGAAGCATTCTGGCCGGCTCAAAAAGTGGTCGATCGCCTGAAGGTGAGAGGTGGTTATGGTGTTGTGGGTAACGACGCCATTGCAGATTTCCGTTATCTTTCTGTAATCTCCGGCGGTTACAACTATACGTACGGCACATCAGATGTTATTACCAATGGTTACGGGCCACTGTCGCTCGATAACAGGGACCTGCACTGGGAGCAAACATCACAAACCAATATTGGTTTCGATGCCCAGCTGATAAAATCACTCACGCTTACTTTCGATTACTATATTAAAAAGACCAACGGCATTTTACGTCAGGTACCTATTCCCGGGTATGTGGGTGTGCCTAATGCACCGGCAGCCAATATTGCCAATATGGAAAACAAGGGGGTGGAAGTTGAATTGGGATACCGCAAGAGTATCAAGGATTTCAACTTTGGGGTAATGGCAAATTTCTCGTATCTCAAAAACGAGATCGTCTATGTGCAACGGGATGCTAATTTCATCACCGGCGATGCCAGCTTTCAAACAATGGGCGCTATAACCCGTACACAGGTAGGTCAGGCCTACAATTCTTTCTTTGGATTTAAAAGCGCAGGTATTTTCCAAAACCAGGCTGAGATCGATGCTTATAGAAACAAGAACGGTGAGTTGATTCAACCCAATGCCAAACCAGGTGATTTTAAATGGGTGGATGTAAATGGTGATGGACACTTCACTGGTGATAACCTGGATAAAACATTTTTGGGTAACGGCCTTCCAAAATACACATATGGTTTAACGCTGAATGCGAGTTACAAAGGTTTTGACTTCATGGCCTTTTTACAGGGTACTGCAGGCAGCAAGATCTTCCAGGGGCTGCGCCGCCTGGATATTGGCAACGCCAATTATCAAACAAAAGTATTGGGCCGTTGGACAGGTGAAGGCACTTCAAATTCGTTTCCACGCCTGTCAACTTCCGACCCCAATGGCAACTTTACAAACATGTCGGATTTCTACCTGGAAAAAGGAGATTATGCCCGGTTTAAGCTGATGCAATTTGGTTATACGCTGCCTGAAAAGCTTATCAGCAAGATCAAAGCAAACAGGCTGCGCGTATACCTCACAGCTGAAAACCTGTTTACCATTACCGGGTATACCGGTTATGACCCTGAAATTGGTGGTGCTGTATTTGGTGTAGACAGAGGTGTTTACCCACAGGCCCGCTCATTCATCGGCGGTGTTCAATTGACATTCTAA
- a CDS encoding ligand-binding sensor domain-containing protein: MMRKLLLAICCFSVLIGHTQNTIGLPEIINYPKQSYNAGTQNWKIAQDKKGLLYAANDEGLLSFDGSFWKKYTLPGGTGVRSLAVGNDGRIYIGSQGEIGYFEPGKNGRLQYKSLNDLIPENEKDFTDIWDVVPVGNEVFFRSYRKIFQLQNDKITVFGNPAWSFLGLHQNKLISKAWQKGLLQFENGTWVPFSKANFFPEKAEITAIVPLVGDSSLLLTKHHGSYILHGEDIIPFETPDMRLINEKNPYSAAVINQNQIAIITNLAGCFIINDKGELVQRLSKLDGLQSNNILSVFVDGKKNIWLGEDNGIDFIAYNNAIKHIYPDYQEHSSGKAAVIFKNNLYIGTSNGVYAATLADQKDMGFIKSKFDLIPGPKGQVWNLCELNGQLVMGHNDGFFVIENKTSRKIDSSSGFWTFLPLSNVTPSPIVMAGTYNGLNFYNFANGKFTNPEVHSHFESARFVAVDNDIAWAAHPYKGLYKIMLNTDAKKPPYTVYKDTKGILSSNNNHIFKIKSRVVLTNDKGIFEYNARTDDFEPSTFLQKILPKVPIRYLHEDNNGNIWFVHDRHLGVADLSGKQPQIIYFPELNNKITGNGLEFVYPYNSNNVFVAAEEGFYLINYDQYKQSREEIPIQISDVRIVNKRDSTIFGGYFIKESEQQHLMNEEAPEIQYAWNSIHFDYSSPLYGKQSSIEFSYYLEDFDNGWSTWTKKNEKDYTYLSPGTYTFKVKARTHEGRESVIASYKFTILAPWYRSRRAYLLYTLLAILFIYTIYKWQKKKFIVQQQKHDEERRRMAYLHQLEIEKHQEEQKQLMYLHQLELERNEKEIIRLQNEKLQSEIVVKNNELASTTFNLVQKGEMLMKVKEEFVRMKKSSDIDKDSDDYRKILRMLGDDKMKKNWEQFAVHFDKVHSNFLVSLKSTYPYLTASDLKLCAYLRLNLTSKEIAQIMNITIKGVELGRHRLRKKLGIQPEVNLVNFLLNFHSEIN; encoded by the coding sequence ATGATGAGAAAGTTATTGCTAGCCATATGCTGCTTTAGTGTGCTTATTGGGCATACCCAAAATACCATTGGCCTGCCTGAGATCATTAACTATCCCAAGCAGAGTTATAACGCCGGCACCCAAAACTGGAAAATAGCCCAGGATAAAAAGGGTCTCCTGTATGCGGCGAATGATGAAGGCCTGTTAAGTTTCGATGGAAGTTTCTGGAAGAAATATACATTACCAGGCGGAACGGGGGTTCGTTCCCTGGCTGTTGGCAACGATGGCCGCATTTACATTGGCTCGCAGGGTGAGATCGGTTATTTTGAACCCGGAAAAAATGGCAGGCTTCAGTACAAATCCCTGAACGACCTGATCCCGGAAAATGAAAAGGATTTTACCGACATCTGGGACGTGGTGCCGGTTGGGAATGAAGTTTTTTTCCGCTCTTATCGAAAGATCTTTCAACTGCAGAATGATAAGATCACTGTTTTCGGCAACCCGGCCTGGAGTTTCCTGGGTTTACATCAAAACAAACTCATCAGTAAAGCCTGGCAAAAAGGACTGTTGCAATTTGAGAACGGTACCTGGGTGCCTTTTTCCAAAGCCAATTTTTTTCCCGAAAAAGCCGAGATCACCGCCATCGTTCCGCTGGTGGGCGATAGTTCGCTGTTGTTGACCAAGCACCATGGGTCCTACATTTTACACGGCGAAGACATCATCCCTTTTGAAACGCCCGACATGCGGCTGATCAATGAAAAGAACCCCTACAGCGCAGCCGTGATCAATCAAAACCAGATAGCCATCATCACCAACCTCGCCGGTTGTTTTATTATAAACGATAAAGGAGAACTGGTTCAACGGCTTTCCAAACTGGATGGCCTGCAAAGCAATAATATTCTCAGCGTTTTTGTCGATGGCAAAAAGAACATCTGGCTGGGGGAGGACAATGGCATCGACTTCATTGCCTACAACAACGCCATCAAACATATTTACCCCGATTATCAGGAGCATAGCTCAGGCAAAGCGGCGGTTATTTTTAAAAACAATTTATACATTGGTACCTCCAATGGCGTTTATGCAGCCACCCTCGCTGACCAAAAAGACATGGGTTTTATTAAAAGCAAATTTGACCTGATCCCCGGCCCCAAAGGCCAGGTGTGGAACCTGTGTGAACTGAATGGCCAGCTGGTGATGGGGCATAACGATGGCTTTTTTGTGATCGAAAATAAAACCTCGCGCAAGATCGACAGCAGTTCGGGCTTCTGGACCTTTTTACCCTTAAGCAATGTTACGCCCTCGCCAATTGTTATGGCCGGCACTTATAACGGGCTGAACTTTTACAATTTTGCCAATGGCAAATTCACCAACCCCGAAGTGCATTCGCATTTTGAATCGGCCCGTTTTGTAGCAGTTGATAATGATATTGCCTGGGCGGCGCATCCATACAAGGGATTATATAAGATCATGTTGAACACTGATGCTAAAAAGCCACCCTACACTGTTTACAAAGACACCAAAGGCATTTTATCCAGCAACAACAACCACATTTTTAAAATAAAAAGCCGGGTGGTGCTTACCAACGACAAAGGCATTTTTGAATACAATGCCCGCACCGATGATTTTGAACCATCCACCTTTCTGCAAAAGATCTTACCCAAAGTTCCCATCCGCTATTTGCACGAAGACAATAACGGCAACATCTGGTTTGTGCACGATCGCCACCTGGGCGTAGCTGACCTGAGCGGCAAACAACCCCAGATCATTTACTTTCCTGAACTGAACAATAAGATCACCGGTAATGGACTTGAGTTCGTTTATCCATACAACAGCAATAATGTATTTGTTGCCGCCGAAGAGGGTTTCTATTTAATCAACTACGATCAATATAAACAATCCAGGGAAGAGATCCCCATCCAGATAAGCGATGTACGCATTGTAAACAAAAGAGACAGTACCATTTTCGGAGGTTATTTTATTAAGGAAAGCGAACAGCAACATTTGATGAACGAGGAGGCGCCTGAAATTCAATATGCCTGGAACTCTATTCACTTTGATTATTCCTCTCCCTTGTATGGCAAGCAATCAAGCATCGAGTTTTCTTACTACCTCGAAGATTTTGACAATGGCTGGAGTACCTGGACAAAGAAAAACGAAAAGGATTATACGTATCTCTCGCCCGGCACTTATACATTCAAGGTAAAGGCAAGAACGCATGAAGGCCGGGAATCTGTAATTGCCTCATACAAGTTTACCATCCTGGCGCCCTGGTATCGCAGTCGCCGGGCTTATTTACTGTACACCCTGCTGGCCATCCTGTTTATCTACACCATTTATAAGTGGCAAAAGAAAAAATTCATTGTGCAGCAGCAAAAGCACGATGAGGAACGGCGCCGCATGGCTTACCTGCACCAGTTGGAAATAGAGAAACACCAGGAAGAACAAAAACAACTGATGTACCTGCATCAGCTGGAACTGGAGCGCAATGAGAAAGAGATCATTCGCTTGCAGAATGAAAAGTTACAGTCGGAAATTGTAGTAAAAAATAACGAGCTTGCCTCTACCACCTTTAACCTGGTGCAAAAGGGTGAAATGCTGATGAAGGTGAAAGAAGAATTTGTGCGCATGAAAAAATCGAGCGACATAGATAAGGACTCCGATGACTATAGAAAGATCCTGCGCATGCTGGGCGACGATAAAATGAAAAAGAACTGGGAACAATTTGCCGTTCACTTCGATAAGGTGCACAGTAATTTCCTGGTGTCGTTAAAAAGTACCTATCCTTATCTCACCGCCAGCGATCTGAAACTCTGTGCCTATTTACGCCTGAACCTTACCAGTAAGGAAATAGCGCAGATCATGAATATTACGATAAAAGGCGTTGAACTGGGCCGCCACCGGTTACGGAAAAAATTAGGTATTCAGCCGGAGGTGAATCTGGTTAATTTCCTGTTGAACTTTCATTCGGAGATAAATTAG